In Paenibacillus ihbetae, the following are encoded in one genomic region:
- a CDS encoding cysteine hydrolase family protein produces the protein MKALIVIDFTNDFVDGSLPVGAPAVDIQGTIARLTKQYSDRGDYVVMAVDLHEEKDPYHPETKLFPPHNIRGTRGRDLYGELQQVYEEYKDRIDWMDKTRYSAFCGTNLNQKLRERGITEVHLVGVCTDICVLHTAVDAYNFGYAITVYEDAVASFNPQGHEWALGHFKGSLGAAVVRSDAK, from the coding sequence ATGAAGGCTTTGATCGTGATAGATTTCACGAATGATTTCGTGGACGGAAGCTTGCCGGTAGGAGCTCCTGCCGTAGACATTCAAGGAACGATTGCCAGGCTGACGAAGCAGTACAGCGACCGGGGAGACTATGTTGTGATGGCCGTTGATCTTCATGAAGAGAAGGATCCGTACCATCCGGAGACGAAGCTGTTTCCGCCCCATAACATCCGCGGCACGCGCGGGCGTGATCTGTATGGGGAACTGCAGCAGGTATATGAGGAGTATAAGGATCGCATCGACTGGATGGATAAAACGAGGTACAGCGCCTTTTGCGGCACGAATCTGAATCAGAAGCTGAGGGAACGGGGCATTACCGAGGTGCATTTGGTCGGGGTTTGTACGGATATTTGCGTGCTGCATACAGCAGTGGATGCTTATAATTTCGGATACGCGATTACTGTTTATGAGGATGCGGTGGCAAGCTTTAATCCGCAGGGGCATGAGTGGGCGTTAGGTCATTTTAAAGGCAGTCTCGGAGCGGCAGTCGTACGAAGCGACGCTAAATAA
- a CDS encoding nicotinate phosphoribosyltransferase codes for MQTAGLALHTDKYQINMMYAHWINGSHRTRAVFEAYFRKLPFGNGYAVFAGLERIVNYIESLRFSEEDIAYLAKQEENYKPEFLDELRSFRFRGSIHSMREGTLVFPNEPLIRVEGTIFETQLVETAILNFMNFQTLIATKASRIRQVAGNDILLEFGTRRAQELDAAVWGARAAYLAGFHATSNMLAGEKFGIPTKGTHAHSWVQTFRSEQEAFDIFAQVMPDQVTLLVDTFDTLKSGIPHAIATAKKLEAQGKRMNAIRLDSGDLAYLSIQARKMLDEAGLSYVGIVASNDLDEGTIMDLKAQGAKVDTWGVGTQLITAADQPALGGVYKLVEREVDGKMVPTIKISGNPEKVSTPGKKDVYRIISRGSGKAIADYICFPDEPMPPEGGKLKLFNPLHPYMRKNVRNFDAIPMLTPIFKDGELVYELPKLEEIRSYHNAQLDQFWPEYLRKLNPEIYRVNLSEEVWDVKQRMMAEFMEHDE; via the coding sequence ATGCAGACAGCAGGATTGGCTCTTCACACGGACAAATATCAGATTAACATGATGTATGCCCATTGGATCAACGGTTCCCACCGAACCCGTGCGGTCTTTGAAGCGTATTTCCGCAAGCTGCCGTTCGGGAACGGCTATGCGGTATTTGCCGGATTGGAGCGTATCGTAAACTACATTGAATCCTTGCGTTTTTCTGAAGAGGATATTGCTTATCTGGCCAAACAAGAGGAGAACTACAAGCCGGAATTTCTGGATGAGCTGCGCAGCTTCAGGTTCCGCGGCAGTATTCATTCCATGCGCGAGGGAACGCTTGTATTCCCGAACGAGCCGTTGATCCGGGTGGAGGGCACCATCTTCGAAACGCAGCTTGTGGAAACGGCCATCTTGAACTTCATGAATTTCCAGACCTTGATCGCAACAAAGGCTTCACGGATTCGCCAGGTTGCCGGCAACGATATCCTGCTGGAATTCGGCACACGGCGTGCCCAAGAGCTGGACGCGGCCGTTTGGGGCGCACGCGCAGCGTATCTGGCGGGCTTCCATGCAACGTCCAACATGCTTGCCGGGGAGAAATTCGGCATTCCGACGAAAGGCACCCACGCACATTCCTGGGTGCAAACCTTCCGGAGCGAGCAGGAGGCCTTCGACATCTTCGCCCAGGTGATGCCCGATCAAGTCACGCTGCTGGTCGATACGTTCGATACGCTCAAGAGCGGAATCCCGCATGCGATCGCCACGGCTAAGAAGCTGGAAGCCCAAGGGAAACGGATGAATGCGATCCGTCTGGATAGCGGCGACCTGGCTTACCTGTCGATCCAGGCCCGTAAGATGCTCGATGAGGCCGGCTTGTCATATGTGGGGATCGTAGCATCCAATGATTTGGATGAGGGCACGATTATGGACTTGAAAGCCCAGGGAGCCAAGGTGGACACCTGGGGCGTCGGAACCCAGCTCATTACCGCGGCGGATCAGCCGGCGCTCGGGGGCGTATATAAGCTTGTCGAGCGGGAGGTTGACGGCAAGATGGTACCGACCATCAAGATCTCCGGCAATCCCGAGAAGGTATCGACCCCTGGCAAAAAGGACGTATACCGGATTATTTCCCGGGGAAGCGGGAAAGCCATCGCCGATTATATTTGCTTTCCGGATGAGCCGATGCCGCCTGAAGGCGGCAAGCTAAAGCTGTTCAATCCGCTTCATCCTTACATGCGCAAAAATGTGCGGAATTTTGATGCAATCCCGATGCTTACGCCGATCTTCAAGGACGGCGAGCTCGTTTACGAGCTGCCGAAGCTGGAGGAAATCCGCAGCTATCATAATGCGCAGCTGGATCAGTTCTGGCCTGAGTATTTGCGGAAGCTGAATCCGGAAATCTACCGGGTGAATCTGAGCGAAGAGGTTTGGGATGTCAAGCAGCGGATGATGGCCGAGTTTATGGAGCATGATGAATAG
- a CDS encoding acryloyl-CoA reductase: MNKELQFQAFVIRQDDEGGIQSAVESLNLDQLPEGDVLVQVSHSGVNYKDGLASIPNSTIVRRYPFIPGIDLAGTVVESSHPGFIPGDGVLCTGYELGVSHEGGFSQYARVKGDWLLHLPDGLSPRDAMAIGTAGFTAALSIAALIRNGLSNDQGPVMVTGATGGVGSFAVSILSRLGYSVTASTGKTSHIEWLKRLGAADVLSREETAADSGKALSSQKWAAVVDPVGGSQLGSLLKSVRYGGSIAVSGMTGGGAVETTVYPFILRGISLLGIDSVYCPMDVRASIWKKLADEWKPETVLADGITEYGLSDLPGLLETILAGEAVGRSVVRL; the protein is encoded by the coding sequence ATGAACAAAGAGCTGCAATTTCAGGCCTTTGTCATCCGTCAGGACGATGAAGGCGGAATACAAAGCGCTGTAGAAAGCTTAAATCTGGATCAACTGCCTGAGGGAGATGTGCTCGTGCAAGTGAGCCACAGCGGCGTGAATTACAAGGATGGACTGGCCAGCATCCCGAACAGCACGATCGTGCGCAGGTATCCCTTTATCCCGGGAATCGACCTGGCCGGAACGGTCGTTGAATCCTCGCATCCCGGCTTCATACCGGGCGACGGGGTGCTGTGCACGGGGTATGAGCTTGGCGTTTCGCATGAGGGCGGCTTCAGCCAGTATGCCAGAGTCAAAGGGGATTGGTTGCTTCATCTACCGGATGGATTGTCTCCGAGGGATGCCATGGCGATCGGAACGGCCGGCTTTACCGCTGCGCTGTCAATCGCTGCCTTAATCCGAAACGGCTTGTCGAACGATCAAGGTCCTGTGATGGTGACCGGTGCCACTGGCGGGGTAGGAAGCTTCGCCGTATCCATTCTTAGCCGGCTTGGCTACAGCGTGACAGCTTCAACGGGTAAGACCAGCCATATCGAGTGGTTGAAGCGGCTTGGCGCAGCAGACGTCCTGTCGCGGGAAGAGACGGCAGCCGATTCCGGAAAAGCGCTGTCGAGCCAAAAATGGGCGGCGGTCGTGGATCCGGTCGGTGGGAGCCAGCTCGGCTCCTTGCTCAAGAGCGTCCGGTACGGCGGCAGTATTGCCGTGTCCGGCATGACGGGCGGCGGGGCGGTTGAAACGACCGTCTATCCGTTCATCCTGCGCGGGATCAGCCTGCTCGGAATCGATTCGGTGTACTGTCCGATGGATGTGCGAGCATCGATCTGGAAGAAGCTTGCAGATGAGTGGAAGCCTGAAACCGTGCTTGCGGACGGCATAACGGAATACGGCTTGTCCGATCTGCCGGGACTGCTGGAGACCATACTGGCTGGAGAAGCAGTCGGAAGGAGCGTCGTTCGCTTATAA